A window from Citrus sinensis cultivar Valencia sweet orange chromosome 3, DVS_A1.0, whole genome shotgun sequence encodes these proteins:
- the LOC127900543 gene encoding uncharacterized protein LOC127900543: MSRKGGARHASSSRDVLGIADDADPTLHEMANEGNPMMRAMLRLMEQQSKLIQDMARGRVGAQENVPVERQGGARDHGAMVNLERFKKLGPPTFQGTADPMVAEAWLKPMEKIFVAMGCNDDQRVILASFVLQGEADYWWDAKSRLIRVGLQDAPITWELFLEAFHEKYFPERVRYQMEADFLRLTQGTESVAEYEEQFTALSRFAHTLVANEGSKCRKFLEELRPNIKGRLTILKINNYADLVRTLPCFNRLFC; the protein is encoded by the coding sequence ATGTCACGTAAGGGAGGTGCTAGGCATGCCTCTAGCTCGAGAGATGTTTTAGGTATCGCTGACGACGCTGACCCAACCTTGCACGAGATGGCTAACGAAGGAAATCCTATGATGCGCGCAATGCTTAGATTGATGGAACAACAAAGTAAGTTAATTCAAGATATGGCTAGAGGCAGAGTTGGGGCACAAGAGAATGTGCCAGTTGAAAGGCAAGGTGGCGCAAGAGATCATGGGGCTATGGTGAACTTAGAACGATTTAAGAAATTGGGACCACCTACCTTTCAGGGGACTGCCGATCCCATGGTTGCAGAGGCATGGCTAAAACCGATGGAGAAGATATTTGTGGCTATGGGTTGTAATGATGATCAAAGGGTAATATTAGCCTCTTTTGTCCTTCAGGGTGAGGCAGACTACTGGTGGGATGCCAAATCTCGTCTCATAAGGGTTGGCTTGCAAGATGCACCCATTACTTGGGAGTTATTTTTGGAGGCTTTTCATGAAAAGTATTTTCCTGAACGAGTTCGATATCAGATGGAGGCTGATTTCTTGAGGTTGACTCAAGGAACAGAGTCTGTTGCGGAGTATGAGGAACAATTTACTGCCCTCTCTCGTTTTGCTCATACCTTGGTTGCTAATGAAGGTAGTAAGTGTAGGAAGTTCCTGGAAGAGTTACGTCCTAACATTAAAGGGCGATTGACCATCCTTAAGATTAACAATTATGCCGATTTGGTTAGGACCTTACCATGTTTCAATAGATTGTTTTGCtaa
- the LOC102621134 gene encoding tetraspanin-8-like, whose protein sequence is MGSCCKSNFLLSLYLFAVFLLAVWFVAFASFVVIVTNDGAAEAVSKLGFKEYRLGDYKNWLQRNFVSDKKWKEIRSCMIDAHQVCKNLDRNNVVDQTAEDFYKRNDLSPVQSGCCIPPVACGFQYQNTTFWIPRISASTAKDNDCSAWSNHQQTLCYNCDSCKAGVITNVKKQWRVLATINFCLAVFIAIFCSAGCCDIRNKNRRDHNKSLNQCLV, encoded by the coding sequence ATGGGTTCGTGTTGCAAGAGCAACTTTCTGCTAAGTCTTTACTTGTTTGCGGTGTTCTTGTTGGCTGTTTGGTTCGTCGCCTTCGCCAGTTTTGTGGTTATTGTCACGAATGATGGAGCTGCTGAAGCTGTGTCCAAGTTAGGGTTTAAGGAGTATCGGTTGGGGGATTATAAGAATTGGTTACAAAGGAATTTCGTAAGCGACAAGAAATGGAAAGAGATTAGGAGTTGCATGATTGATGCTCATCAAGTTTGCAAGAATCTTGATAGGAATAATGTTGTTGATCAGACGGCTGAGGATTTTTACAAGAGAAACGATTTGTCCCCTGTTCAGTCTGGTTGCTGCATACCACCTGTTGCTTGCGGGTTTCAGTATCAAAACACAACGTTTTGGATACCGCGGATATCAGCCTCGACAGCAAAAGACAACGACTGCTCTGCATGGAGCAATCATCAACAGACGCTGTGCTACAACTGCGATTCGTGCAAAGCTGGAGTTATTACAAATGTGAAGAAACAGTGGAGGGTTTTGGCAACTATCAACTTCTGTCTAGCTGTCTTCATCGCCATCTTTTGTTCCGCTGGTTGCTGCGACATAAGGAACAAAAATCGAAGAGATCACAACAAATCTTTGAACCAATGCCTGGTTTAG
- the LOC102620845 gene encoding tetraspanin-11-like — protein sequence MARASNIFVGFLSLCFLVLGIVALSFSLAIHFHGGTATACQKSLYTPLLVTAIFLSVLSLLGLIGSCCKNNFLLYLYLIVLFLLILGLCIFAVFVFAVTSNSAGKAVSRLGFKEYRLGDYKNWLKNHLVNDKNWNEIRSCMIDSQVCKSLERNTNNNQTAADFFKRNLSPIQSGCCKPPVACGFQYQNATFWISPTSGRPAVNDGDCSAWSNKQDALCFNCNSCKAGVLVNIKKEWKVLTIINVCALVFIILMYSCGCYALRNNRSDKRFSRYRYAA from the coding sequence ATGGCTCGCGCAAGCAATATCTTTGTGGGTTTTCTTAGCTTATGCTTTCTTGTCCTAGGCATCGTCGCCCTCAGTTTCTCTCTGGCCATTCACTTTCATGGTGGCACAGCCACAGCATGCCAAAAATCCCTGTACACCCCGTTACTTGTAACGGCTATCTTTCTATCTGTGCTGTCTTTGCTGGGGTTGATCGGTTCGTGCTGCAAGAACAATTTTCTCCTCTACCTTTACTTGATTGTTTTGTTCTTGCTGATTCTTGGCTTATGCATCTTCGCTGTTTTTGTGTTTGCTGTTACATCTAATAGTGCCGGTAAAGCTGTATCCAGATTAGGGTTTAAGGAGTATCGGTTGGGAGATTATAAGAACTGGCTTAAAAATCATTTGGTGAATGACAAGAATTGGAATGAGATTAGGAGTTGCATGATTGATTCTCAAGTTTGTAAGAGTCTTGAAAggaatactaataataatcaGACCGCTGCGGATTTTTTCAAGAGAAATTTGTCTCCAATACAGTCTGGTTGCTGCAAGCCACCTGTTGCTTGCGGGTTTCAATATCAAAACGCTACGTTTTGGATATCGCCGACATCGGGCAGGCCCGCTGTGAATGACGGCGACTGCTCTGCATGGAGCAATAAGCAAGATGCGCTGTGTTTCAACTGCAACTCATGCAAGGCTGGGGTTCTTGTGAACATCAAGAAAGAGTGGAAGGTTTTGACAATAATCAATGTCTGTGCCCTCGTCTTTATCATCCTCATGTACTCCTGTGGTTGCTACGCTTTGAGGAACAATCGAAGTGATAAGCGATTTAGTAGATATAGATACGCCGCATAA